The Candidatus Eisenbacteria bacterium genome contains the following window.
AAGATGGTGAGCAGGGAATCCCATCCTGAAGACACCGTCGTGCACATAGGTTCGGCGAAAGTCGGAAACGGGTACTTCACCGTGATCGCCGGCCCCTGTGCAATCGAGAGCCTCGAGCAGGCGATGGAGACCTGCCGTGCCGTCGCCGCCGCCGGGGCGGCCGTCTTGAGGGGCGGCGCATTCAAGCCCCGCACGAGCCCCTACTCGTTCCAGGGGCTCGGTGTCGAGGGGCTTGAGATCCTGAAGCATGTCTCGCGGGAGTTGAACATTCCAACAGTCACCGAGGTCGTTGAGGTGGCCGACATCCTCGCCGTCGAGGAGCATGCGGACGCGTTCCAGGTAGGAGCGCGGAACATGCAGAACTTCCGCCTGCTGAGCGAACTCGGACAACGCCGCAAGCCGGTAGTCCTGAAGCGGGGCATGGCCGCCACGATCGAGGACCTCTTGATGGCCGCGGAATACGTGGTGAGCCAGGGGAATCCAAATGTCATCCTCTGCGAAAGGGGCATCCGGACCTTTGAGACCGCGACCCGCAATACTCTCGACCTCAATGCCGTACCGTTCATCAAGCAGAGGAGCCATCTCCCCGTCCTCGTGGATCCTTCCCACGGAACGGGCAGGCGCCAGTTGGTTGCTCCGATGTCTCTGGCCGCGGCGGCAGCAGGCGCGGACGGGATCATTGTCGAGGTCCACCGCAATCCAGCGGAGGCCCTTTCGGACGGGGAGCAGTCGCTCTATCCGGAGCAGTTTGAATCCCTCATGCGCTCCCTGCGTTCGCTGGTT
Protein-coding sequences here:
- the aroF gene encoding 3-deoxy-7-phosphoheptulonate synthase gives rise to the protein MIIILKPGTEDSTVRELLDHIKECGLKPQFLPGEERVVLGAIGDERVLAKLHLESHPCVESVKPILAPYKMVSRESHPEDTVVHIGSAKVGNGYFTVIAGPCAIESLEQAMETCRAVAAAGAAVLRGGAFKPRTSPYSFQGLGVEGLEILKHVSRELNIPTVTEVVEVADILAVEEHADAFQVGARNMQNFRLLSELGQRRKPVVLKRGMAATIEDLLMAAEYVVSQGNPNVILCERGIRTFETATRNTLDLNAVPFIKQRSHLPVLVDPSHGTGRRQLVAPMSLAAAAAGADGIIVEVHRNPAEALSDGEQSLYPEQFESLMRSLRSLVDTLGRTLMQPAPPSGASL